The nucleotide window AAGCCCCTTGATCCAGGCACAGTGGTGTTTGGCGAAATTGGCCTTGCTGGAGAAATAAGAGGGGTGTCACATATAGATATGAGAATAAATGAAGCGCAAAAATTAGGCTTTTCAAAGTGCGTTGTACCCAAGATAAACCTTGACAGGGTAGCATCAAATGATAATTCTATTTCCCTTATCGGAGTAGACTCGATAGAGAAGGCAATTGAAGAATTTTTCTAAATTGGACTAGGATCATATGACGAGCAATATAAAAAAAGCGCCGATCGGAGTATTTGACTCAGGTATTGGTGGGCTTACAGTTGCAAAGGAACTTATTTCCGCCCTTCCCTCCGAGAATATTATTTACCTAGGTGATACAGCAAGAGTTCCCTACGGAACCAAATCTGGTAGAACTGTTATTACTTACTCCCACAGTAACGCCGATTTCTTGATTTCAAAGGGAATCAAGCTCTTAGTAGTAGCCTGCAACACGGCGTCATCAGTATCCATCCCTAGTCTAAGGGAAGAATTCGATATACCTGTCATTGGTGTGATAGAACCAGGGGCAAGAAAAGCTGTGAGCGTAACTAGATCTGGCAAAATTGGTGTGATTGGCACCCCTTCTACAATTAACAGCAGCGCCTATAAAAAAGCTATTCATTCATTTCAATCAGACATAGAAGTATTTACGAAAGCCTGCCCGCTCTTTGTTCCGCTAGCCGATGAAGGCTGGACCCAAGGAGAGATAGTTGAGCGGATAGCACAGGAGTATTTAGCGCCACTAAAAGAAACAGGAATAGATGTTTTGGTGCTGGGTTGTACACATTACCCACTCTTAAAAGAAACCATTAACAATGTAATGGGAGATGGAATTACACTTGTTGATTCCGCCCAAGAAACTGCCAAGGAAATAGTTCATGTACTAACTTCTGAAGAACTTTTAAATAAAACAGATTCCCTCTCTGAGCGAGAATTCTATTTGACCGATGTATCTGATAGTTTTATATCTGTCGCCGGAAGATTTTTAGGGGAGAAAATAGATAAGATTGAAATGGTTGACATTACAGGGACGACAAAACTGCCGTCCCCATAGTTTTTGTCTTTGTTTTGTGTAATTTATCCTTCTGAAACAAGCGCCTTTACATCTGCTGTAAATGGCGGGAGCACTTCAAAAAGATCTCCTACAATTCCGTAGTCACATTTTTGGAATATAGGTGCCTCAGGGTCTTTATTAATTGCAACAATAACTTTTGATGAACCCATTCCAGCAAAATGCTGAACAGAGCCTGAGATTGCAATTCCAATGTAGAGGTTAGGTGAAACAGCTTTACCTGTCTGACCCACCTGCATATCATATGGACAGTACCCAGCGTCCACTGCTGCACGTGTTGCACCTGCTGCTGCGCCTAGTGTGTCTGCAAGATCGTAGATATATTTGAAGTTCTCCTCACTTGCGAGCCCTCTTCCTCCAGCAACTACTCTTTCTGCCTCTGTAAGCTCCGGTCTATCAGATGTCTTGGTCTGAAGCTCAATAACTTTTACGTGAATATCAGCGGGGTTTAACTCTACCGATCCGCTTATGACCTCTGGTGCTGCTGGAGACTCAACAGCTTTAAAGGAGTTTGGTCTTACTGTGGCCATCATTGTGGAATCTCCATGAAATACCTGAGTCTGAATAGCTTTACTTGAATGTGAATAGCGTTCAATCTGAAGCTTGTTGCCTGACAGACCAATTGAAATCGCATCCATCGCAACTCCGGATCCCAATCTAGCAGCTACCCTGGGGAAATAGTCCTGCCCAAACACTGTGTTACCTGCTATTACTACTGCCGGCTCATTTTGCTTAATCAATTCACTTAGGGCATTAACATAACCCTCAGTGTTGTAATCTTTTAGTAGATCACTGTCCACTACATATACTTTCTCAGCGCCGTATTTTCCGAGTTCTGCTTCCATTCCGGAAACTCCTGAACCCAAGAGCACTGCGCAAAGCTGCCCGCCAAGGCCGCCCACTAGTTTTTCTTTAGCCTCTGAAAGCGCTTCAAAGGTTACTTTTCTTATTGATCCGTCTAATTTTAGATCCGCTACTACCCATACATCGTTACTCATTTTTTTCCTCCTACAATTTCTATATAAGTCAGTTGATTATTTTCGATTAGATAACTTTTGCATCGTCCCTAAGCAGTGTAATAAGCTCCTTCGCAGAGTTCGCAATCTCCTCGCCTTTTACCATTGGCTCATCTGAACCCTTGATGATCTTGAGTTTCCTCTCAATCTGAGGCACTTCGATTGCTGTTGTTGTTACTCTGGCGCCTTGCTTACTTACAGCGTCCTGCCCAAATCCAAGTCCGTCAAAACCTATATCATCCATTGAAACTTCCGTAAGAGGTTTTTTCTTAGCTTTCATGATTCCTGGAAGTGATGCGTAGCGCGGTTCATTCATAGCATCAGGGCATGTTATAAGACAAGGAAGCGGCACTTCAACAACTACGTGTCCCCCGTCTATCTCTTTCTGACAAACTGCTTTTTTAGCGTCAGCATTTATCTCAACAACCTTACTTACAAGAGAAACATGAGGAATTCCCAGCTCCTCAGCGATTTGAACGCCGACTTGTCCTGACTCCTCATCAATAATTTTCATCCCGGTGAAGATGATGTCAAACTCTCCTAGCTTTTTGATTTCACTTGCTATTATTGCGCCAGTTGCATATGAATCGGTATCAGCAAAAGCATCTCCGCTGATATGCACAGCACTATCTGCGCCCATTGCAAGTGCTTGTCTTATTGTTTCTACAACTCTTGCCGGTCCAATAGAAACAATTACTACTTCACCGCCCTGTTTTTCCTTAGTCTGTATTGCCTCTTCAACAGCGAATTCATCATATGGATTCATGATCCATTTCATGTCCCCAGTGTCAACGGAATCGCCGCTGGCTGATACTTGTATCTTAGCCTCTGTATCTTGTGTCTGACTGACAATTACTAGAATCTTCACCTTACTTACCTCCAATCTTTAGTTATTTACACATAGCACTTCTACTTATTTAATACTAAATTCTATAAAAACGGCCCAAAATTATTTAGGATTTAAGACTGACTTAGTTTAGTTCTTAGGCCAACCCAGAATCAAATTTAGCCCAGAAATAGGATATTAAATTGAACTAATTACAGCCTGCTCACCTTTAACACACTTAGACCAAATCAAAAACTTAACACTGAATAAAAATCAAAAGGTATGTAATTATAAATATTGATTGAACCTTGTCAAGAATGATAAATTGAATAGGATATTGTCTTAAATTTTATTGGCTCCTAAGATGAATAAAACATTTCTACACCTTTTGCTTTTGATATTCACTATCACTACGTGGGGATACTCCTGGGTACTTATGAAAATGGGCCTGGACTATGCAGAGCCCTTTACTTTTGCAGCGCTTAGAAATGCAATAGGCGCAGTGGCAATGCTGATATTTATTAAATACAGATCTATTAGCTGGCCAAGTATTAACAAGTTCCCAGACTTCATAGCTGTGGGTATTTTCCAGACCGGACTTATGTTTGCTTCAATGCTCTATGGGATGCAGTTTGTAACTGCGGGCAAGACTTCAGTTCTTCTCTACACAATGCCCATTTGGACAATCTTTATGGTCCGCTTTTATCTTAAAGAGAAACTAGACAGGACAACGTGGATAGGGGTTGCACTCGGGACACTTGGAGTTATAAGCATATTAGGAATCGATGTTCTTGAATATCAGAGCTCGGAAATACTATTTGGGGAACTTTTAATAATTGCTGCAGCTATATCGTGGGCAGTCTCAAATATATGGGTAAAAAAGCGCTTGGGCACAGAGAATGTATACAGGATAAGCGCTATGCAGCTTACATTCGGAGCACTATTTCTCATAGGACTATCTATACCAACCGAGGGTCTTTTTGATGTACAGTGGAACCCTCACTCTATATATATTCTTCTTTTTACCGGAATAATCGCATCAGCTGTGGATTTTACAATCTGGTTTTATCTTATTAAAAACATAGACATTAAAATCACTACATTCTCCTCTATGCTGGTTCCTGTTTTCGGAATTCTCTTTGATTGGCTCATACTTGGAACCCCACTTGATGATGGTGTAATAATTGGCGGTATTTTAATACTTTTTGGCATATACTTAGTCTCTAAAAAGTAAATCGTTATAAAAACAATCTTTGATATGATTTGAATTAGCTCTAAGGTATAATAAGCTTGTAATGTTAAGAATTAGGCGGGCTAGTATTTTCTCAGGCAACTAACAAAATCTGTGAGTAATATCATCCCCCTATAAATCAATCCATGCGTAAAAAAATCCTAATCTCTGTCGGAATCTTCTTCGTTATTGTCATATTGGCGCTTGTTGGCCTTGTGTTCTTTACTCAAACGCAGCAATTTAGAGACTTTGCCCGAAGAACAGCCGAGGACATAGTAAGCAAAACCACCGGACAAACGTTTACGATAGGTGATCTTCAGGGAGACTTTTTTAACAGCATTAAACTTACAGATGTGTCCTTTGAAGTAGAGGGAGAAAATTTTGTATCCGTAGATGAGATTTTAGTGGATTATGCCCTTTTGCATATGCTAAACAGCTCAACCTTGTTTAGTAAGATAATCCCTGTAGATGATCTAATAATTAGAGGTCTTGATGTAAATATTATCAAATATGCTGATGGCACATCTAATTTTGAGAAAATAGGCCAGCCTAGTGAAGAACCCAAAGAAGATAAGGATAAAATAAGCACTCCGCCTGAGTGGAGCATAATTTTATCTCAATTTCTACTCGAAAAAGCCCAGATAAAAATGGAAGACAGAGCGCAGAATAAAATCTCAACCTATGAGATACCCAAGGTTGATCTCTCTGTTAAGCTCTTTGATATATACAAGGAAATTGACCTCAACCTTAAAAATGCAGAGTTTAATGCTGTTGATCAAAATCTATCGGTAACCGGACTCTCAACCCAAGCTAAATATTCTGAGGATGAGGTCTTTGTAAAGAATTTAAAAGTTTTATTTAACGGGGCAGAGATAAATTTAGATGCTGAGGCCCAAAACTTGACTGATAGGCCAAAATTTTCCTTTGATGCATCTGTATCTAATTATGTTCTCGAAAACATCGGAAATATCAGTGTTAAGGCTAAAGGCAGCGGTGAGTATGTGAGCTCAAACGATATAAGAGCAAATGCCACTGTTGAAATCCCAGAGTCTGAAATACTAAAAAAGAAAATCTCCGGCACTCTCGAGCAGATTAATATGTCAGGCACAACGATAAATATCTCAGGAGGAGACTTTAATAGCGATTTGGGAGTAATAAAACTTGGCGGGGATATAGATCTAAATCGCATAATTACTAAAGAAGGCAATAACAATTTTGATCTGACACTGTCATTAGATGACATCAAGACAACTGAAATATTCTCATTAATCAAAGAGGCTAGCGATAACCCGCCCGCTTTCCCAATAGACACAGAGCTAGGCGCAGTGCTTAATTCTGAGATAGGAGCTACAGGGAGCTGGGAAGAGTTTTCAGATCTTAGCGTTAAAGCTACCATTAAAGAATTTGAAATAAAGGGAGAGAATGCCGGGAATCTTTCTATAACTGGAGAGGCTGAATATACAGCAAGCTCGGCCGGTGTAAATGTTGATCTTAACCTTAGCGAAGTAAATTTGGCTAACATCTTAGCCAATGATAATTTTTTCAGCAAAATAACTTCTGATTTTAAAATAGATGGAAATATTCCGCTACAAGACAATTTTCTACAGAATCTATCCGCAGACGTCAAAGGAAATATTGAGCCCTCAAGTATTTTCGGAATAAACATAACTGAGGGTAGTGTAGATGTTTCATATGAAAACGAGATATTAGACATAGAGTCCCTATCCATAATTTCAGAAGACAATAAAGTTGTAGCCTCAGGAAAAAGCCCTGAGCCATTGGGCGCAAACTTTGAATATGATATAGAGCTTAAGAGCTTGGCATTTTTATCAGGTATTTCCTCTGACTTAGATTTATCGGGAAGTCTAAAGGCAAGCGGCGATGTTACGGCAAGCCTTCAAAATCCAAAAATCACTATCGATGGTGAAGTGCTTAATTTTGCAATGAATGAGAAATACAGCGCAAAAGAGATCAAGATAAAT belongs to Thermodesulfobacteriota bacterium and includes:
- the murI gene encoding glutamate racemase — translated: MTSNIKKAPIGVFDSGIGGLTVAKELISALPSENIIYLGDTARVPYGTKSGRTVITYSHSNADFLISKGIKLLVVACNTASSVSIPSLREEFDIPVIGVIEPGARKAVSVTRSGKIGVIGTPSTINSSAYKKAIHSFQSDIEVFTKACPLFVPLADEGWTQGEIVERIAQEYLAPLKETGIDVLVLGCTHYPLLKETINNVMGDGITLVDSAQETAKEIVHVLTSEELLNKTDSLSEREFYLTDVSDSFISVAGRFLGEKIDKIEMVDITGTTKLPSP
- a CDS encoding electron transfer flavoprotein subunit alpha/FixB family protein, which encodes MSNDVWVVADLKLDGSIRKVTFEALSEAKEKLVGGLGGQLCAVLLGSGVSGMEAELGKYGAEKVYVVDSDLLKDYNTEGYVNALSELIKQNEPAVVIAGNTVFGQDYFPRVAARLGSGVAMDAISIGLSGNKLQIERYSHSSKAIQTQVFHGDSTMMATVRPNSFKAVESPAAPEVISGSVELNPADIHVKVIELQTKTSDRPELTEAERVVAGGRGLASEENFKYIYDLADTLGAAAGATRAAVDAGYCPYDMQVGQTGKAVSPNLYIGIAISGSVQHFAGMGSSKVIVAINKDPEAPIFQKCDYGIVGDLFEVLPPFTADVKALVSEG
- a CDS encoding electron transfer flavoprotein subunit beta/FixA family protein, with the translated sequence MKILVIVSQTQDTEAKIQVSASGDSVDTGDMKWIMNPYDEFAVEEAIQTKEKQGGEVVIVSIGPARVVETIRQALAMGADSAVHISGDAFADTDSYATGAIIASEIKKLGEFDIIFTGMKIIDEESGQVGVQIAEELGIPHVSLVSKVVEINADAKKAVCQKEIDGGHVVVEVPLPCLITCPDAMNEPRYASLPGIMKAKKKPLTEVSMDDIGFDGLGFGQDAVSKQGARVTTTAIEVPQIERKLKIIKGSDEPMVKGEEIANSAKELITLLRDDAKVI
- a CDS encoding DMT family transporter; translated protein: MNKTFLHLLLLIFTITTWGYSWVLMKMGLDYAEPFTFAALRNAIGAVAMLIFIKYRSISWPSINKFPDFIAVGIFQTGLMFASMLYGMQFVTAGKTSVLLYTMPIWTIFMVRFYLKEKLDRTTWIGVALGTLGVISILGIDVLEYQSSEILFGELLIIAAAISWAVSNIWVKKRLGTENVYRISAMQLTFGALFLIGLSIPTEGLFDVQWNPHSIYILLFTGIIASAVDFTIWFYLIKNIDIKITTFSSMLVPVFGILFDWLILGTPLDDGVIIGGILILFGIYLVSKK